In one window of Pseudodesulfovibrio sediminis DNA:
- the nadC gene encoding carboxylating nicotinate-nucleotide diphosphorylase → MSTNTFDDFFTAEARMFLLATIRIALAEDASDLTSTGLFNEDDMAQAMIVAKEKTVVAGLPIIPLVLEFGGDQCQAHLNVDDGDTVSEGTMVAALQGPATQLLKAERVIMNFLCHLSGIANLTAQYVDAIKDTKTQLLDTRKTLPGLRFPEKYAVLAGGGKNHRLTLSDMLMLKDNHIDRAGSITQAVHQLQTVHKPCPPIEVECRTLEEVEEASQCAIKRIMFDNMDAATITKALGIVPDSIETEISGNVSLENIREKAELGANYISVGKLTHSAPFADFSMQFVPLG, encoded by the coding sequence ATGTCTACCAACACTTTCGACGATTTTTTCACAGCCGAAGCCAGGATGTTTCTTCTGGCCACGATACGCATAGCTCTAGCTGAAGACGCCTCTGATCTGACCAGCACCGGACTTTTCAATGAGGATGACATGGCGCAGGCAATGATCGTTGCCAAAGAGAAGACCGTTGTAGCCGGTCTGCCCATTATTCCCCTTGTCCTTGAGTTCGGTGGCGACCAATGTCAGGCCCACCTCAATGTGGACGATGGCGACACAGTCTCAGAGGGGACCATGGTGGCCGCTCTGCAAGGTCCGGCCACCCAGTTACTCAAGGCGGAACGAGTCATCATGAACTTCCTCTGCCACCTGTCCGGGATAGCGAATCTGACCGCACAGTATGTGGATGCCATCAAAGACACCAAGACACAGTTGCTGGACACACGCAAAACACTCCCGGGGCTCCGTTTCCCGGAAAAATACGCAGTGCTCGCCGGAGGGGGAAAAAACCATCGGCTGACCCTGTCTGACATGCTCATGCTCAAGGACAACCACATTGACCGTGCCGGCTCGATCACTCAGGCTGTCCACCAATTGCAGACAGTCCACAAGCCCTGCCCTCCCATTGAAGTCGAATGCCGCACTCTCGAAGAAGTTGAAGAAGCCAGCCAATGCGCAATCAAACGTATCATGTTCGACAACATGGACGCCGCGACCATCACCAAGGCGCTCGGTATCGTACCGGACTCAATCGAAACCGAAATCAGCGGCAATGTAAGCCTTGAAAACATCAGGGAAAAAGCGGAACTTGGCGCAAATTATATTTCTGTAGGCAAATTGACTCATTCGGCACCATTTGCTGATTTCAGTATGCAATTCGTACCTTTAGGATAA
- the mgtE gene encoding magnesium transporter, with product MSVKEERAPFTGDDNDTPTLAEIEAQHPADAADTIEGLDIIDQVKFIKQLPIKDAAKSIAEMEDLDQQELITNLNRGLAARILEQMRPDDATDLLDGLQDDLQKSLLSRIDAEDRAELKTLLTFDPDTAGGVMNTEVVILDQDLNADQAVSKIREEVEDKEIPYYAYLTDKKDRLVGVVSLRDILLAKRGVILKELVKTQNLVTVGYNIDKEEVAHLIAHYNLLALPVVDFGNRLLGVVTVDDVIDIIHEEASEDMQAMVGAGADETTDSPWLYSVRMRLPWLIINVIFSAISAWVVHLFEGNITQMAVLAVLMPVVANQAGNTGQQALAVMIRQLAMERFDRKRAWLAVLRELRIGLLNGLIISSLVFCAAFAVTGKLGLALVMCGALGVDMVLGAFAGASIPLLLKELGRDPAQASSIFLTTITDSMGFFFLLGLAGLVLLT from the coding sequence ATGAGTGTTAAAGAGGAAAGAGCCCCTTTCACGGGCGATGACAACGATACTCCGACCCTGGCAGAGATCGAAGCACAGCATCCGGCTGATGCGGCTGATACTATTGAAGGGCTGGATATTATTGATCAGGTAAAATTCATCAAGCAGCTTCCTATCAAGGATGCTGCCAAATCCATTGCGGAGATGGAAGACCTGGATCAGCAGGAGCTCATCACGAACCTGAATCGGGGATTGGCTGCTCGTATCCTTGAGCAGATGCGTCCCGATGACGCCACAGACCTTCTTGATGGTCTTCAGGATGACCTGCAGAAATCCCTCTTGAGTCGCATTGACGCTGAAGACAGGGCCGAACTCAAAACGCTGCTGACATTTGACCCCGATACCGCCGGCGGTGTCATGAACACCGAGGTGGTCATCCTCGATCAGGACCTCAATGCCGATCAGGCAGTGTCCAAGATCCGTGAAGAGGTAGAGGATAAGGAAATTCCTTATTATGCCTACCTCACGGACAAAAAAGATCGACTGGTTGGGGTTGTCTCCTTACGCGATATTCTTCTTGCGAAACGTGGCGTGATTCTCAAGGAACTCGTCAAGACGCAGAACCTCGTGACCGTCGGTTACAATATTGACAAGGAAGAAGTCGCCCACCTCATTGCTCACTATAATCTGCTTGCGCTCCCTGTTGTTGATTTCGGGAACCGGCTTCTTGGTGTTGTCACTGTTGACGATGTCATCGACATTATTCACGAAGAGGCTTCCGAGGATATGCAGGCCATGGTTGGTGCCGGTGCAGACGAAACCACGGATTCTCCGTGGCTGTACTCTGTGCGCATGCGTCTTCCCTGGCTCATCATCAACGTAATTTTTTCCGCTATTTCTGCGTGGGTCGTGCACCTTTTCGAAGGCAACATAACTCAAATGGCCGTACTTGCCGTACTCATGCCGGTTGTTGCCAACCAGGCCGGTAATACTGGACAGCAAGCGCTGGCCGTCATGATCCGTCAGTTGGCCATGGAACGTTTTGACAGAAAACGGGCGTGGCTGGCCGTGCTGCGCGAACTGCGTATAGGCTTGCTCAATGGTCTTATCATCTCGTCACTGGTCTTTTGTGCAGCGTTCGCGGTGACGGGTAAGTTGGGGTTGGCTTTGGTTATGTGTGGTGCGTTAGGAGTGGATATGGTTCTCGGAGCTTTTGCCGGAGCCTCAATCCCGTTGTTACTCAAGGAGTTGGGGCGTGACCCCGCTCAGGCTTCGAGTATTTTTCTGACAACCATAACCGACTCCATGGGATTCTTTTTCCTGCTCGGTTTGGCCGGGTTGGTCCTGCTTACCTGA
- a CDS encoding protein phosphatase CheZ: MTSNDELVQELMNEVSEQLVTSLKDAITKSVEREIAKNLSTALLEGEFYRRVNEDLQGGLKQIYQEVKAARGGKEIRKIQADIDPEEFFSETSDQLDAVLQTTEKAAVEIIDIVEKLQELQGSVASIVKGFESGGVTKSNREKLKSINDTLGMDLSNIMISLSFQDLTGQRIKKIINSIRQIEQIVREVMLSTGLMIQQREVEPEKDFEALSKDAKDQASSKLMGPTEDSNQGDVDDLLASLGLD; encoded by the coding sequence ATGACCAGCAATGATGAATTGGTACAAGAACTGATGAACGAGGTCTCCGAACAGCTCGTCACGAGCCTGAAGGATGCCATCACCAAATCAGTTGAACGGGAAATCGCCAAGAACCTTTCCACGGCACTGCTGGAAGGAGAATTCTACCGCCGGGTCAATGAGGACCTCCAGGGTGGGCTGAAGCAAATCTACCAGGAAGTCAAAGCCGCTCGCGGCGGCAAGGAAATTCGCAAAATCCAAGCCGATATTGATCCCGAAGAATTCTTCTCGGAAACGTCCGACCAACTCGACGCCGTATTGCAGACTACTGAAAAAGCGGCTGTTGAGATTATCGATATCGTCGAGAAACTCCAGGAACTCCAAGGGTCGGTCGCATCCATAGTCAAAGGGTTCGAGTCTGGTGGCGTGACCAAGTCCAACCGCGAAAAGCTCAAATCCATTAACGACACCCTCGGCATGGATTTGTCCAATATCATGATCTCCCTCAGCTTCCAGGACCTTACCGGTCAACGCATCAAAAAAATCATCAACTCAATCCGTCAGATCGAACAGATCGTCAGAGAGGTCATGCTCTCCACGGGTCTGATGATCCAACAGCGCGAGGTTGAGCCTGAGAAGGACTTTGAGGCCCTTTCCAAGGATGCCAAGGACCAGGCCAGCTCAAAGCTTATGGGCCCCACTGAGGACTCAAATCAGGGTGATGTGGACGACCTGCTCGCCTCACTTGGGCTGGACTAA
- a CDS encoding PilZ domain-containing protein, with translation MSEEKRSFSRIPVRLKANARLMHSIDSPQLFTGANVDTTTSRKELFKKSKLPNEVTSFLIDMDRKLDQVIGLLSKDYIQTDFPIEIEVVEISGAGIRFRSSETFESEAPLEIILTLNQVPLTMAGTKGRILEREKDTGLYRFEFVDMRGSDMETIVQFVFKQQREQIRNSKI, from the coding sequence ATGAGTGAAGAAAAGCGATCATTCTCACGCATTCCTGTCAGGCTCAAAGCCAATGCCAGGCTTATGCACTCCATTGACTCTCCCCAGCTCTTCACCGGTGCCAATGTGGATACCACCACATCCCGCAAGGAGCTTTTCAAAAAGAGCAAGCTACCCAATGAGGTGACCTCCTTTCTGATCGATATGGACCGAAAGCTGGACCAGGTAATCGGTCTGTTGAGCAAGGATTACATACAGACCGATTTTCCCATTGAAATAGAGGTAGTGGAAATATCGGGTGCCGGTATACGGTTCCGCTCCTCCGAAACATTCGAATCGGAGGCTCCTCTAGAAATAATCCTCACTCTCAACCAGGTTCCGCTGACCATGGCCGGCACGAAAGGTCGTATTTTGGAGCGTGAAAAAGATACGGGGCTGTACCGTTTCGAATTCGTGGATATGCGCGGTTCGGACATGGAAACCATCGTTCAATTTGTCTTCAAGCAGCAACGCGAACAAATCCGCAATTCAAAAATATAG
- a CDS encoding NIL domain-containing protein, translated as MKEIIKGFRKIVYLSFPPEVSGRPVVCNLLRNYDLSFNILKADISPRHEGTMTLELSGLEEEFHRGIGYLKENGVRITPVAHKIFRNEESCIHCGVCTAMCPTDALTLEKSDKTIIFDVDKCSACGMCTRICPVKAMTLDLDENNRQ; from the coding sequence ATGAAAGAAATAATCAAAGGTTTCAGAAAAATAGTCTATCTCTCCTTCCCTCCGGAAGTCTCCGGCAGGCCGGTTGTGTGCAATCTCCTCCGCAACTACGATTTGAGCTTCAATATTCTCAAAGCGGATATTAGCCCACGCCATGAAGGTACCATGACTCTGGAACTCTCAGGCCTGGAAGAAGAATTCCATCGGGGAATCGGATACCTCAAGGAAAACGGTGTCAGGATCACCCCTGTCGCCCACAAAATATTCAGAAACGAAGAGTCATGCATCCACTGTGGCGTATGCACTGCCATGTGTCCGACTGATGCCCTGACTCTCGAGAAATCAGACAAGACCATTATCTTTGACGTGGACAAATGTTCGGCTTGCGGCATGTGCACACGAATCTGTCCGGTCAAAGCAATGACTCTCGATCTGGATGAAAACAACAGGCAATAA
- a CDS encoding tetratricopeptide repeat protein, whose protein sequence is MKKIVQKFIPVLAIITLCALAGCATRNEVEAMQGQRQQDLHRVKQLESELEESKMLLKEEIEKSNSPIRERSADMWADIQAIRSELAQIHGQLDDMSLRMDTQLGTAESGVTMDALKKQVDDLSFAIENELQVDLDKSKNERAALQPATPTTQNGAATATPAVVPAGSTTEQTAQATPPADADPAQALYNKAYTLYKEGKYEKARSYWAEFTDTFKKHSFTPSAVFWQGQCYYKLKDYARAVILFEDVIEKYQKSSKYKAALLKSGYSWGYMKKPELAKMRLQEVVKKFPKSVEATQAKRTLDKMK, encoded by the coding sequence ATGAAGAAAATAGTTCAAAAGTTCATACCAGTATTAGCTATCATCACCTTATGTGCTTTGGCTGGCTGCGCCACCAGAAATGAAGTCGAAGCCATGCAGGGACAACGACAACAAGACCTGCACAGGGTCAAACAGCTTGAAAGCGAATTGGAAGAATCCAAGATGCTTCTCAAAGAGGAAATAGAAAAATCCAACTCCCCTATCCGGGAGCGATCTGCTGACATGTGGGCTGACATACAGGCCATACGCAGCGAACTTGCTCAGATCCATGGGCAGTTGGATGACATGAGTTTACGGATGGACACCCAGCTGGGTACGGCCGAGTCTGGCGTGACCATGGACGCTCTCAAAAAACAAGTGGACGACCTGTCCTTTGCCATTGAAAACGAACTCCAGGTTGATCTGGACAAGTCCAAGAATGAACGCGCAGCCCTGCAACCCGCCACTCCGACGACGCAGAATGGTGCGGCAACGGCCACGCCTGCCGTGGTTCCTGCTGGCTCCACAACAGAGCAGACAGCTCAAGCAACGCCTCCGGCAGACGCCGATCCGGCCCAGGCTCTCTATAACAAGGCGTATACCTTATACAAGGAAGGCAAATACGAAAAGGCACGTTCCTACTGGGCCGAGTTCACCGATACGTTCAAAAAGCACTCCTTCACTCCCAGCGCCGTCTTCTGGCAGGGACAGTGTTACTACAAACTCAAGGACTACGCCCGCGCGGTCATTCTGTTTGAAGACGTCATTGAAAAGTACCAAAAAAGCTCGAAGTACAAGGCAGCCCTGCTTAAGTCCGGGTACTCATGGGGCTACATGAAAAAGCCCGAACTGGCGAAGATGCGTTTGCAGGAAGTCGTCAAGAAGTTCCCCAAGTCTGTTGAAGCCACTCAGGCAAAGCGGACTCTCGACAAGATGAAATAA
- a CDS encoding PLD nuclease N-terminal domain-containing protein: MFADFSALSTTGWALILVLVGCCFSYSVWAILDVWKRTFASASEKSLWMQICIFIPIFGATAYLFIGRNRGSKIQ; encoded by the coding sequence ATGTTTGCGGATTTTTCAGCTCTGTCCACGACAGGATGGGCACTCATCCTTGTCCTGGTCGGCTGTTGCTTTTCATACAGCGTCTGGGCAATATTGGATGTCTGGAAACGAACGTTCGCATCAGCCAGTGAGAAAAGTCTTTGGATGCAGATTTGTATTTTCATTCCCATTTTCGGAGCAACCGCCTACCTTTTCATAGGCAGAAATAGAGGGAGCAAAATTCAATGA
- the lspA gene encoding signal peptidase II, whose product MNRYTLASLWAVATIALDQITKLTVFNVMEVWTGKEVIPGLFNLVHVLNKGAAWGFLDDEKINWQRPMFVAVSLVAIVVIGYMLRSVKDNDAWMISGLGMIAGGAVGNAIDRIWLGSVIDFLDFYVGTYHWPAFNIADCALTVGAGCVLLSMFFSRKTAQE is encoded by the coding sequence ATGAACCGGTATACACTGGCATCTCTCTGGGCGGTGGCTACCATTGCCCTTGACCAGATCACCAAGTTGACTGTGTTCAATGTAATGGAAGTCTGGACAGGCAAAGAGGTCATTCCCGGCCTTTTCAACCTGGTGCATGTACTCAACAAGGGTGCTGCGTGGGGCTTTCTTGACGATGAAAAAATCAATTGGCAACGCCCCATGTTCGTTGCGGTCTCCCTGGTGGCCATCGTCGTCATCGGGTACATGCTCAGGTCCGTAAAGGATAACGACGCATGGATGATTTCCGGCCTGGGCATGATCGCCGGAGGCGCTGTCGGTAATGCCATTGATCGTATCTGGCTCGGTTCTGTTATCGACTTTTTAGACTTTTATGTGGGCACCTATCATTGGCCCGCCTTTAATATCGCAGACTGTGCATTAACCGTGGGGGCCGGATGTGTCCTCCTGTCCATGTTCTTCAGTCGCAAAACGGCTCAGGAATAA